In Erythrobacter sp. F6033, a single genomic region encodes these proteins:
- the tsaB gene encoding tRNA (adenosine(37)-N6)-threonylcarbamoyltransferase complex dimerization subunit type 1 TsaB — MRILAIETATEACSVALFEDDQLIARDHRVLGRGHAERLVPMIADLPDKGRADQILVSLGPGSFTGVRIGIATARALGFAWNAQVFGYPTLALIAAQARQISERSVTVCMNGGHGEWFVADFDGSTNDGAFQSLTPDAAVQRGALDQIAGNRAADFANRLADGRSAIDILPDASAVGLLHNGQLTAVLNPIYGRAPDAKPQSMATPK, encoded by the coding sequence ATGCGCATTCTCGCAATCGAAACAGCCACCGAAGCTTGCTCAGTCGCCTTGTTTGAGGACGATCAGTTAATCGCCCGTGATCACCGCGTGCTCGGTCGCGGCCATGCCGAACGTCTCGTACCGATGATTGCGGATCTGCCGGACAAAGGCCGCGCGGACCAAATTCTTGTCTCGCTTGGTCCAGGCAGCTTCACAGGAGTGCGCATCGGCATTGCCACTGCCCGCGCGCTGGGCTTTGCTTGGAATGCACAAGTGTTTGGCTATCCGACATTGGCTTTGATCGCGGCGCAGGCGCGTCAAATTTCCGAACGAAGCGTGACAGTTTGTATGAATGGCGGTCACGGCGAGTGGTTCGTTGCTGATTTTGATGGAAGCACGAATGATGGCGCATTCCAGTCCCTGACACCCGATGCGGCGGTGCAACGCGGGGCGTTGGATCAAATCGCGGGCAATCGTGCAGCGGATTTTGCGAACCGTTTGGCAGATGGCCGCTCGGCAATTGATATTTTGCCAGATGCCAGCGCGGTCGGCCTGTTGCATAATGGCCAGCTTACGGCAGTGCTTAACCCGATTTACGGACGCGCGCCGGATGCCAAACCGCAATCAATGGCCACACCCAAATGA
- a CDS encoding malonic semialdehyde reductase: MTIQYHDNVLSDATLGQLFNDARTYNGWLDKDVSDEQLHQIYDLLKMAPTSANMQPARIVWVKSKAQKAKLAECVMEGNDSKVLAAPATAIIGYDIDFHEELPWLFPHTDAKSWFDGDEEGRKEGAFRNSALQGAYLMLAARAVGLDCGAMSGFDADKVNAAFFGDAPRHRVNFICSIGYGDPESIFDRSPRPDFEKFNSIV; this comes from the coding sequence ATGACCATTCAATACCACGACAACGTCCTGTCCGATGCAACTCTCGGTCAGCTGTTCAATGACGCGCGCACCTATAATGGCTGGCTCGATAAAGACGTCTCGGATGAACAGCTTCACCAAATTTATGATCTGCTGAAGATGGCACCGACCTCTGCCAATATGCAGCCTGCGCGGATTGTCTGGGTGAAGTCGAAAGCACAGAAGGCCAAGCTGGCCGAATGTGTAATGGAAGGGAATGACAGCAAAGTGCTCGCTGCGCCTGCCACCGCCATTATCGGCTACGACATCGACTTTCACGAAGAACTGCCGTGGCTCTTCCCGCATACGGACGCGAAAAGCTGGTTCGATGGCGATGAAGAAGGGCGGAAAGAAGGCGCATTCCGCAACTCAGCATTGCAAGGTGCCTATCTGATGCTCGCCGCACGCGCGGTCGGGTTGGATTGCGGCGCAATGTCAGGCTTTGATGCGGACAAAGTGAATGCAGCGTTCTTTGGCGATGCTCCGCGTCACCGTGTGAATTTTATCTGCTCGATCGGTTACGGCGATCCTGAGAGCATCTTTGATCGAAGCCCACGCCCTGATTTCGAGAAGTTCAATTCTATCGTCTGA
- a CDS encoding NifU family protein, protein MFIETETTPNPSSLKFLPGQTVMPSGTREFASPEAAEASPLAQAIYDTGEVVNVFFGRDFVTVTAAPGSNWSALKPQVVSILLDHFVSEAPLFVGGTADGINVPAETDALVVEDKAEDADTIAAIKELLEARIRPAVAGDGGDIAYRGFSDGVVHLTLQGACAGCPSSTATLKHGIENLLKHYVPEVVEVRAA, encoded by the coding sequence ATGTTTATCGAAACCGAAACGACTCCGAACCCGTCGAGCCTCAAATTTCTGCCCGGCCAGACCGTTATGCCCTCTGGTACGCGCGAATTTGCTTCGCCCGAAGCTGCCGAAGCCAGTCCACTGGCGCAGGCGATCTATGACACTGGCGAAGTTGTAAACGTCTTCTTCGGACGGGATTTCGTGACAGTAACTGCGGCTCCCGGCAGCAATTGGTCTGCATTGAAGCCGCAAGTGGTATCGATCCTGCTCGATCATTTTGTTTCCGAGGCCCCTTTATTTGTCGGCGGCACCGCGGACGGGATCAATGTGCCAGCAGAGACGGATGCACTGGTGGTCGAAGATAAGGCCGAAGACGCCGACACGATTGCCGCCATAAAGGAACTGCTCGAAGCCCGCATCCGACCGGCTGTGGCTGGCGATGGCGGCGACATAGCGTATCGCGGATTTTCCGATGGTGTCGTACACCTGACCTTGCAGGGCGCATGCGCTGGCTGTCCATCAAGCACAGCGACGCTGAAGCACGGCATCGAAAATCTGCTGAAACATTATGTGCCCGAAGTCGTTGAAGTCAGAGCAGCTTAA
- a CDS encoding insulinase family protein produces MSRAACGLFLVAAPIALVPSAIAQDTPAQAAAAEVPAPQALQNNGEVPWLYEDSDVPVDREWLFGEMDNGLRYAVRRNGVPPNQVSIRVRVDAGSLHEREWEQGYAHLLEHMLFRESKYLGQAEAIAAWQRLGATFGSDANAETSPTHTAYKLDIPDIDAAKLLESFKLLSGMIREPVINEANVEAERPIVLAEKRERGGAAQRIADLTRTTFFAGQRLSTRSPIGTVETLQGATGPKVQDFYERWYRPENTVIVVAGDADPMVLAGLVEQWFGDWQGTGEAGVAPDFGDPVAPQGTERAAGSGWPIGELAVGVEPDLPRNLTYAVMRPWRKVEDTIVYNEGLLLDAVAQAIINRRLEERARAGGSYLYAQTQQDDVSRSTDMTFVTFAPLTSDWKAALSDVRSVIQDAINSPPTQEEIDREVAEFEVAFVNAVETASVEAGSKLADNLVNAVDIRETVASSETVLQVFRGMQDRFNPDEVLTRTKALFEGDVVRSVYVTPAIGEADEGALKLALASEIESDSSARLAASTISFDELPAVGTPGTVVQEKSLDVLGIEQIDFDNGVRALVWANDAEPGRVTVRVRFGSGYRGFDESTAVYAPLGEMALVGSGLGELGQSDIDRLATGRKLGFDFSISDAVFTFTAQTRSSDVEDQLYLFAAKLGMPRWDADPVIRAKAAAELSYKTFSTSPGGVINRDLDFLVNDKDPRFATPDPDALKTVTPEGFREVWEPLLTEGPIEVLVFGEFDRDAIVEKLRTTFGALPRPNAVQPDVAARLPSFPQDTAAPTVLNHRGDANQAAAVLTWRSGGGMNRIRESRQLEILVQVFNNRLLEALREKAGASYSPQVFSDWPADLPAGGTITAYAQFEPSFVPIFFAEAERIAKGLSTNPPTLDELARVTEPLSQRIRRASTGNQFWLYNVEGATTDPQRVANLRTLLADFSRTSTQNMRFLADRYFGSATPFKLAVIPEGQELADLPADYVPSELPEAPSVVEIPPAVQSVGR; encoded by the coding sequence ATGTCACGCGCCGCTTGCGGCCTTTTCCTTGTCGCTGCGCCGATTGCGCTTGTGCCTTCCGCCATCGCTCAGGATACGCCTGCACAGGCTGCCGCGGCTGAGGTTCCAGCGCCCCAGGCACTGCAAAACAATGGCGAAGTCCCATGGCTTTACGAAGACAGCGACGTTCCGGTTGATAGGGAATGGCTATTTGGCGAGATGGATAACGGCCTGCGTTATGCTGTGCGCCGCAACGGCGTTCCGCCTAATCAGGTTTCTATCCGTGTTCGCGTAGATGCAGGCTCGCTGCATGAGCGCGAGTGGGAACAGGGCTATGCGCACTTGCTCGAACATATGCTGTTCCGTGAAAGCAAATATTTGGGGCAGGCAGAAGCAATTGCCGCGTGGCAACGCCTTGGCGCGACTTTCGGAAGCGACGCGAACGCCGAAACGAGCCCGACGCACACGGCCTATAAGCTCGACATTCCCGATATCGACGCGGCCAAGCTGTTAGAAAGCTTCAAACTGCTTTCAGGGATGATCCGTGAGCCTGTAATCAATGAGGCCAATGTCGAGGCGGAACGCCCGATTGTGCTCGCTGAAAAACGTGAGCGGGGCGGCGCGGCTCAGCGGATTGCCGATCTGACCCGCACTACGTTTTTCGCCGGGCAGCGTCTTTCGACCCGTAGCCCGATTGGCACGGTCGAAACCTTACAAGGCGCAACCGGACCTAAGGTTCAGGACTTTTATGAGCGCTGGTACCGACCGGAAAACACCGTCATCGTTGTCGCCGGGGATGCCGATCCGATGGTCCTTGCCGGATTGGTCGAACAGTGGTTCGGCGATTGGCAGGGCACCGGCGAAGCGGGTGTTGCGCCCGACTTTGGCGATCCCGTGGCTCCCCAGGGAACCGAGCGAGCGGCGGGTAGCGGGTGGCCGATTGGCGAGCTTGCCGTGGGTGTGGAGCCCGATCTGCCGCGCAACCTTACCTATGCGGTGATGCGTCCATGGCGCAAAGTCGAAGACACGATTGTCTATAATGAAGGCCTGCTGCTTGATGCGGTGGCTCAGGCGATCATCAATCGCCGCCTCGAAGAGCGCGCGCGGGCAGGGGGATCATACCTCTATGCGCAGACGCAGCAGGACGATGTGTCCCGATCAACCGATATGACTTTTGTCACATTTGCACCTCTGACCAGCGACTGGAAAGCTGCGCTGTCTGATGTGCGAAGTGTAATTCAGGATGCGATCAACAGCCCGCCGACGCAGGAAGAGATTGACCGTGAAGTTGCGGAATTCGAAGTCGCCTTCGTCAATGCGGTCGAGACCGCCAGCGTCGAGGCCGGATCGAAACTCGCAGACAATCTGGTGAACGCAGTCGATATTCGGGAAACAGTCGCCTCGTCCGAGACGGTGCTCCAAGTGTTTCGAGGAATGCAGGATCGCTTCAACCCCGATGAAGTGCTGACCCGCACTAAGGCGTTGTTCGAAGGCGACGTTGTCCGTTCGGTCTATGTCACGCCTGCCATTGGCGAAGCCGATGAGGGCGCTCTCAAGCTGGCTCTCGCGAGCGAAATCGAATCTGACAGCAGCGCGCGTCTGGCCGCCAGCACCATTTCTTTTGACGAGCTGCCAGCGGTTGGCACTCCGGGGACTGTGGTTCAGGAAAAGAGCCTCGATGTTCTCGGCATCGAACAGATTGATTTCGACAACGGTGTAAGGGCGCTTGTCTGGGCCAATGATGCGGAGCCGGGCCGGGTAACGGTTCGCGTCCGCTTCGGTTCGGGTTATCGCGGCTTTGACGAAAGCACCGCTGTCTATGCGCCGCTTGGCGAAATGGCTTTGGTCGGATCAGGCCTTGGCGAGTTGGGCCAAAGCGACATTGATCGGCTCGCAACAGGCCGAAAGCTGGGCTTTGACTTCTCGATCAGCGATGCGGTGTTCACCTTTACGGCGCAGACCCGTTCGTCTGATGTCGAAGATCAACTGTATCTGTTCGCCGCAAAGCTCGGCATGCCGCGTTGGGATGCCGATCCGGTTATCCGCGCAAAGGCGGCGGCTGAGCTGAGCTATAAGACATTCTCGACCAGTCCGGGCGGCGTCATCAATCGCGATCTCGATTTCCTTGTGAATGACAAGGACCCGCGCTTTGCGACGCCCGATCCCGATGCTTTGAAGACGGTTACGCCCGAGGGCTTCCGTGAGGTTTGGGAGCCGCTGCTGACCGAAGGACCGATTGAAGTTCTCGTGTTCGGCGAATTTGACCGCGATGCAATCGTCGAAAAGCTGCGCACGACATTCGGTGCGCTTCCACGGCCAAATGCGGTTCAGCCGGATGTAGCGGCACGCCTGCCGTCTTTCCCGCAGGACACGGCAGCGCCTACTGTTCTCAATCACCGCGGCGATGCCAATCAGGCTGCTGCTGTTCTGACATGGCGCAGCGGCGGCGGAATGAACCGCATTCGCGAATCCCGTCAGCTCGAAATTTTGGTTCAAGTGTTCAACAACCGGCTGCTCGAGGCGCTGCGTGAAAAAGCCGGGGCAAGTTATTCGCCGCAGGTCTTTTCTGACTGGCCAGCCGACCTCCCCGCAGGTGGCACGATCACAGCCTATGCGCAGTTCGAACCGAGTTTCGTACCGATCTTCTTTGCCGAAGCCGAACGCATCGCCAAAGGTCTATCGACCAACCCGCCGACACTTGACGAGCTCGCCCGGGTAACTGAGCCGTTGTCACAGCGTATCAGACGGGCATCGACCGGGAACCAATTCTGGCTCTACAATGTCGAAGGCGCGACCACCGATCCTCAACGTGTTGCCAATCTGCGCACGCTGCTGGCCGATTTCTCGCGCACCAGCACCCAGAATATGCGGTTCCTCGCAGACAGGTATTTCGGCTCGGCCACGCCGTTTAAACTCGCGGTCATTCCGGAAGGTCAGGAATTAGCCGATCTGCCGGCGGATTATGTACCGAGCGAGCTGCCAGAAGCGCCTTCCGTCGTCGAAATTCCGCCTGCCGTGCAGTCAGTCGGACGATAG
- a CDS encoding 3-deoxy-7-phosphoheptulonate synthase class II produces MAQNWKPDSWKAHEARHLPRYEDAAELAEAEATLSAYPPLVFAGEARALKADLADVANGKAFLLQGGDCAESFAEFHPNNIRDTFRVLLQMAVVLTFASKHPVVKVGRMAGQFAKPRSSPTETIGDVTLPSYLGDNINGIEFDAEQRRNDPNRMVRAYSQAAATLNLLRAFAGGGYANLQQVHQWTLEFMGRTPWTEKFARTADRIGEALDFMEACGVDPASVPQLQGTSFYTSHEGLLLPYEQSLTRQDSLTGDWFATSAHMLWIGDRTRFPGSAHIEWARGIGNPLGMKCGPSLEPDALLSLLDELNPNREAGRITLISRFGHDKVEDGLPKLVRAVQREGHPVVWSCDPMHGNVVKSDTGFKTRPFDRIMTEVKGFFAVHRAEGTHPGGIHIEMTGQDVTECVGGAVAITEERLGDRYHTHCDPRLNAEQSLELAFQIAELLNSEMNERQADAA; encoded by the coding sequence ATGGCCCAAAACTGGAAACCGGATAGCTGGAAAGCCCATGAGGCGCGCCATTTGCCGCGTTACGAAGATGCAGCGGAGCTGGCAGAAGCCGAAGCAACGCTGTCGGCCTATCCGCCGCTTGTTTTTGCTGGTGAAGCGCGCGCGCTGAAAGCTGATCTTGCCGATGTCGCGAATGGCAAAGCATTTCTGCTGCAGGGCGGGGACTGTGCCGAGAGCTTTGCGGAGTTTCATCCGAACAACATCCGCGACACGTTCCGCGTGTTGTTGCAAATGGCGGTCGTCCTGACATTTGCGAGCAAGCATCCGGTCGTGAAAGTTGGCCGCATGGCGGGCCAGTTTGCAAAACCGCGTTCTTCGCCAACCGAGACCATCGGTGATGTGACGCTGCCGAGCTATCTTGGCGACAATATCAACGGCATCGAATTTGATGCAGAGCAGCGCCGCAACGATCCGAACCGGATGGTGCGCGCTTACAGTCAGGCGGCGGCGACGCTGAACCTGCTGCGCGCCTTTGCCGGCGGCGGTTACGCCAATCTGCAGCAGGTTCACCAATGGACGCTCGAATTCATGGGCCGCACGCCGTGGACCGAAAAGTTTGCACGGACGGCAGACCGCATCGGTGAAGCGCTCGATTTCATGGAAGCGTGCGGTGTCGATCCCGCCAGCGTCCCGCAATTGCAGGGCACCAGTTTCTACACCAGCCACGAAGGGCTGCTGCTGCCGTATGAGCAATCGCTCACCCGTCAGGACTCGCTAACCGGCGATTGGTTTGCGACCAGCGCACACATGCTCTGGATTGGTGACCGCACCCGCTTCCCTGGCAGTGCACATATCGAATGGGCGCGCGGCATCGGCAATCCGCTCGGCATGAAATGCGGCCCGTCGCTGGAGCCGGATGCACTTCTCAGCCTGCTCGATGAACTAAACCCGAACCGTGAGGCCGGGCGCATCACGCTCATCAGCCGCTTTGGTCACGACAAGGTTGAAGATGGCCTGCCAAAGCTGGTTCGTGCGGTTCAACGCGAAGGACACCCGGTCGTTTGGAGCTGTGATCCGATGCACGGAAATGTTGTGAAATCGGACACCGGTTTCAAAACCCGTCCGTTCGATCGCATCATGACCGAAGTGAAGGGCTTTTTCGCGGTGCACCGCGCCGAAGGCACACATCCCGGCGGTATCCATATCGAGATGACGGGTCAGGACGTGACAGAGTGCGTTGGCGGTGCTGTGGCGATTACCGAAGAGCGCCTTGGCGACCGCTATCACACCCACTGCGATCCCCGCCTCAATGCCGAGCAATCGCTCGAACTGGCGTTCCAGATTGCAGAATTGCTCAACAGCGAGATGAACGAACGTCAGGCCGACGCCGCTTAG